The Chloracidobacterium sp. genome contains the following window.
GACGTGACGCAGGCTTTGATCGAAGACGGTGCTGACTTTATCGGTGAGGACGAAGAGGAAAACGTGATCTACGGCAGCCCGAATCTTGATAGTAACTGCGCAATAATCCGTATCAGAAATACGGGAAAGCGAAGTGTCGTTACCTTCAAACGGAGAATTGAAAGCGATCTCGCAATTAAAAAGCAGATCGAATATGAATCGGTCATTGCCGATCCGGAGGCAGTCGCGGCGATCCTCCGAAATCTCGGCCTCGAGATTCGACTAATATACGAAAAGCGGCGTCGTACGTGGAAATATGGGGGCGTCGAGGTTGTGCTAGACGAATTGCCGTTTGGGCGATATATGGAGATCGAAGGTTCGGTACTTGAAATCGCCGAGGCAGAAATGCGACTCGGAATCGAACTTTATGTGGCAGAACACGAAACATACCCAACGCTGACGGCTAAATTTGGGAAAATGAATGACGGCGTTGTTGAGGCTCGTTTTGCCGCGTGATACTTGGCTTTTTATGAGAGGAGTAATTCTGATCTTGATAGTAACCTGCGGCATCTTCGGATGCGGTGGCTCGCCCACGGCAAATCGCTCTGCTGAACTCAACCGAGCATCGACGCCGACTGCAAATTCGGTTCAACCGATCGTGACTCCGACGCCGGTCGCTTTAGAATCAATGCCGGCCGGGCAAACGATCGAACGGCCCGAAACGGTGAAAGCGGTGGATAAACGATTTGAGAACGGATGGATCTGGATCGACCCGGATGCCCAAAACAGTCCAACGCCATATGAATTCAAACAAGGGAAGTTCGCGATGCGGATCCCGTCGAACAAAGACCTCTACGGTGATAATCGCTCGGCTCCGCGACTGGTCAAGGCAGTTACGGGCGACTTTCAGATCGAATCTCGTGTCAATTTTGACCCAACGGAAGATTATCAAGGTGCGGGACTGCTGATATATGTCGATCGGATAAATTACCTACGTTTGGAACGGTCATTTGGCGGCCTCCGTGAGGGCGGTAGCGGCATTAGAATGGACGTGCGAATGCAGGATCGGTACGAATCGTTGACAACCCCGGGCGAGGTTCCGACAACGTCGAAGAGCGTCGAGCTCAAGATAACCCGACGCGGAAACGTGTTTACGTCGTATTGGCGTCAAAATGAAAATGCTGAGTGGCGCGAGATCGAGGAGTTTGTATCCACGTTTCCGAACACGGTGCTTGCCGGTGTCCTCGGGTGTAACACGTCAAGCGAAATTGCCGTTGTATTTTCAAATATCAAGCTGTTGCCACAGCCTGTGACTAATCCGTTAAAATGAACTTTCGTGACCGGCCGGCGTATTGCCGTTATGTGATCAAATTGTGAATTTAACGAAAATATTGTAAAACCATATACATTAGATCGAATAAATTACGAAAAAGGAGAAAATTATGTTTTCACTCATTTGGCAATTGTTAGTCGGTCTCTTGATCGGCGTTATCGCCCGACTTTTGATTCCTGGCAAAGAGGGCATTGCAAGCGGAATGCTCGGCTGGCTCATTACCGCACTGATCGGTATGGGCGGGTCATTTATCGGCACCTTCGTCGGGCGGGCGATATGGAAAAAGGATAACTATGCTGCCGGCTGGATAATGTCAATCCTCGGTGCCGTCGGTCTGCTGTTGTTGTATAGGCTTATATTTTAAGACTAATCAACTATTTTTTACTCAAACGCGCTTTTAGCATTATGCTGACGGCGCGTTTTTCATGCATCTACTTTCTTTTCGATCCGGCGGTCAGGTATAAACCAAATAGCTGCCACGATCACATAGATCAAACTCGCAACCCACGAATTTACGAATGACAGTGGTATCGCCACCAAGTAACATACCAATGACACCTTTCCCT
Protein-coding sequences here:
- a CDS encoding DUF1349 domain-containing protein: MRGVILILIVTCGIFGCGGSPTANRSAELNRASTPTANSVQPIVTPTPVALESMPAGQTIERPETVKAVDKRFENGWIWIDPDAQNSPTPYEFKQGKFAMRIPSNKDLYGDNRSAPRLVKAVTGDFQIESRVNFDPTEDYQGAGLLIYVDRINYLRLERSFGGLREGGSGIRMDVRMQDRYESLTTPGEVPTTSKSVELKITRRGNVFTSYWRQNENAEWREIEEFVSTFPNTVLAGVLGCNTSSEIAVVFSNIKLLPQPVTNPLK
- a CDS encoding class IV adenylate cyclase, with amino-acid sequence MAIEIEKKYRLTIEQLDDVTQALIEDGADFIGEDEEENVIYGSPNLDSNCAIIRIRNTGKRSVVTFKRRIESDLAIKKQIEYESVIADPEAVAAILRNLGLEIRLIYEKRRRTWKYGGVEVVLDELPFGRYMEIEGSVLEIAEAEMRLGIELYVAEHETYPTLTAKFGKMNDGVVEARFAA
- a CDS encoding GlsB/YeaQ/YmgE family stress response membrane protein: MFSLIWQLLVGLLIGVIARLLIPGKEGIASGMLGWLITALIGMGGSFIGTFVGRAIWKKDNYAAGWIMSILGAVGLLLLYRLIF